The Moraxella haemolytica genome window below encodes:
- the miaA gene encoding tRNA (adenosine(37)-N6)-dimethylallyltransferase MiaA: MTLNYKNLPDNTVLSLIAPTASGKTNLACRLYETGRFELISVDSALIYQDMNIGTAKPSDGELACFPHHLVNIIKPTKTYNVASFVADVEMLITQIHQQGRIPLLVGGTMMYYMALLDGLSAVPDTDIATRKMVMAWLDDKGVGELYEYLQTHDPKICQRLKVTDTQRITRAVEVYLQTGVPMSVWQQTPKVALCHNPKQHWITCSVEPDRMWLHDRIAKRLDIMWEMGLVDEVVSLLKKYPDLTADMPSMRCVGYRQVIDFLAISGHEVMQTNEYWMGFSSLMQAQWHDFVKKTQKQPVNPLQMACQDMKNKALYATRQLAKRQSTWQRSLARLEGTSSLIVPFFSIQEVQNQLL, encoded by the coding sequence ATGACTTTAAATTATAAAAATTTGCCTGATAACACTGTGTTATCGCTCATCGCACCCACTGCCAGTGGCAAGACGAACTTGGCTTGTCGGCTGTATGAGACAGGGAGATTTGAGCTTATCTCGGTTGATAGTGCTTTGATTTATCAGGACATGAACATAGGTACGGCAAAGCCATCTGATGGGGAGTTAGCCTGCTTTCCACATCATTTGGTCAACATCATCAAACCCACCAAGACTTACAATGTGGCAAGTTTTGTAGCGGATGTAGAGATGCTGATTACTCAAATTCACCAACAGGGCAGAATACCGCTACTCGTTGGTGGTACGATGATGTATTACATGGCACTTTTGGACGGATTGTCTGCCGTTCCTGATACTGATATTGCCACACGAAAAATGGTGATGGCATGGCTTGATGATAAAGGTGTTGGTGAGCTATACGAGTATTTACAAACACACGACCCAAAAATCTGCCAACGGCTTAAAGTTACCGATACTCAGCGTATTACCAGAGCGGTAGAGGTGTATTTACAAACAGGTGTGCCGATGAGTGTGTGGCAGCAGACCCCAAAAGTCGCTCTTTGCCACAATCCTAAGCAGCATTGGATTACCTGTTCAGTGGAGCCTGACAGAATGTGGCTACACGACCGTATTGCCAAGCGATTGGATATCATGTGGGAGATGGGGCTTGTTGATGAAGTTGTCTCGCTACTTAAAAAATACCCCGACTTGACTGCTGATATGCCGTCCATGCGATGTGTCGGCTATCGGCAGGTGATTGACTTTTTGGCGATATCAGGGCATGAGGTCATGCAGACCAATGAGTACTGGATGGGATTTTCATCACTCATGCAGGCACAATGGCATGATTTTGTTAAAAAAACACAAAAACAGCCTGTAAATCCCCTACAAATGGCTTGTCAAGACATGAAAAATAAGGCATTATATGCAACAAGACAGTTAGCGAAACGCCAATCTACTTGGCAGCGTAGCCTTGCTCGTCTTGAGGGTACTTCATCTTTGATTGTACCGTTTTTTAGCATACAAGAAGTACAAAATCAGTTATTATAA
- the hfq gene encoding RNA chaperone Hfq: protein MSKGQSLQDPFLNALRKDRIPVSIFLVNGIKLQGQIESFDQYVVLLKNTVSQMVYKHAISTIVPTRNPRTDSVVPSGPQSGYPNASIGVMSSSSYQTSVASGNASTGFERQTGFGTRPVGGFTRTPPLDNFGSRGFERGGYPQGNGMNAGFDRAAFDERGFDGKNFEKKQSRSIERGGFDDKGFSAKGFDERGFDAKFGHNNDEGFDN, encoded by the coding sequence ATGTCAAAAGGGCAAAGTTTGCAAGACCCATTTTTGAATGCACTTCGTAAAGACCGCATTCCTGTCTCTATTTTTTTGGTTAATGGTATTAAATTACAAGGACAAATCGAATCATTTGACCAATATGTCGTTCTCTTAAAAAACACGGTCAGTCAAATGGTTTATAAGCACGCCATCTCAACCATTGTTCCAACCCGTAACCCTCGTACAGATAGCGTTGTGCCATCAGGTCCTCAGTCAGGCTATCCAAACGCCTCTATCGGTGTGATGTCATCAAGTAGCTATCAAACTAGCGTGGCATCAGGCAATGCGAGTACAGGCTTTGAACGCCAAACAGGTTTTGGTACTCGTCCTGTAGGAGGATTTACACGCACGCCACCATTGGATAACTTCGGCTCTCGTGGATTTGAGCGTGGTGGCTACCCACAGGGTAATGGCATGAATGCAGGCTTTGACCGTGCTGCCTTTGATGAGCGTGGCTTTGATGGCAAAAACTTTGAAAAAAAGCAAAGTCGTAGCATTGAGCGTGGCGGTTTTGATGACAAGGGTTTTAGTGCTAAAGGCTTTGATGAAAGAGGCTTTGATGCTAAATTTGGCCACAATAATGACGAAGGTTTTGATAACTGA
- the sodA gene encoding superoxide dismutase [Mn] gives MAFTLPELGYAYEALEPHFDKETMEIHHSKHHQAYVNNANAALEGTEWADRSAEEVIANLDKIPAEKQTAVRNNAGGHANHSLFWTILKTGTELKGSLKEAIERDFGSVDAFKEQFEKAAQTRFGSGWAWLVKQGDKLAVVSTANQDSPLMGKAVAGCEGTPIIGLDVWEHAYYLKYQNKRPDYIKAFWDVVNWDEAQKRFDA, from the coding sequence ATGGCATTTACATTACCAGAACTTGGCTATGCGTATGAAGCCCTAGAGCCACATTTTGACAAAGAGACCATGGAGATTCACCACAGCAAGCACCATCAAGCCTATGTAAACAATGCAAACGCAGCACTTGAAGGCACTGAGTGGGCAGATAGGTCAGCTGAAGAAGTGATTGCTAATCTAGATAAAATCCCTGCCGAGAAGCAAACAGCTGTTCGCAATAATGCTGGCGGTCATGCCAATCACAGCTTATTTTGGACCATCTTAAAAACTGGCACAGAGCTAAAAGGTTCACTTAAAGAAGCCATCGAGCGTGATTTTGGTTCTGTTGATGCTTTTAAAGAGCAATTTGAAAAAGCTGCACAAACTCGCTTTGGTTCTGGTTGGGCATGGCTAGTAAAGCAGGGCGATAAATTGGCAGTGGTCTCTACCGCCAATCAAGACAGCCCATTGATGGGCAAGGCAGTGGCAGGTTGTGAAGGTACTCCGATCATTGGTCTTGATGTCTGGGAACATGCCTACTACCTAAAATACCAAAACAAACGCCCAGACTACATTAAGGCGTTTTGGGATGTGGTAAACTGGGACGAAGCTCAAAAACGCTTTGATGCCTAA
- the mnmC gene encoding FAD-dependent 5-carboxymethylaminomethyl-2-thiouridine(34) oxidoreductase MnmC, with translation MNQINNAVIEWRLDHLGNTVPTSQKFDDVYFSHAGGLDESHYVFIEGNDLPHRLTQLNDNHIFVVAETGFGTGLNFLALCKLWRTLKHQGRLAKKARLHFISTEKFPLSYADLQKALSSWLHDDIIAVFVSRLLDCYPVPLAGCHRMNIANDIMLDLWLGEALDSFHAIYRCQKTLHPNTSKVDAWFLDGFAPSKNSDLWSDELFGLIRKLSSPNATIATFTAAGFVRRGLSAVGFDVQKKQGFGRKREMITGKLHCNDKVMTTFPKHIAIIGAGIAGLCSAWALSKRGIKVSLYDKISPISGASGNPRALFAPKLSLIEQANHHLSTISFLYAVRFYQSLNTKDGIYEPLGVVDFLLPTQKSVDKLQALINPYPHDLIHQIDAIYPNQKIHTFIPKAGLINPAKLAQAVLSEPLISWQQADIKHISCDEKQVVLHGNDQTFLADEVVISAGFESHLLHEQLFNPRKIRGQISWLSVNTDTFAKLPKNPIKYDGYCAKFTDDGDNCFLMGASFVRNETHTAIMPDEHKFNIDKLTQSLPNIASTLGIGNNAITQQLQGRASIRAQTPDYHPIIGKVSDRIYAMYGMGSKGFTFSPLCGEIIAGMVCDEILPACDHLIKKISPQRTRLLTPLTDNSA, from the coding sequence ATGAACCAAATAAATAATGCCGTGATTGAATGGCGACTTGATCATCTTGGCAATACTGTACCGACATCACAAAAGTTTGATGATGTCTATTTTTCGCACGCAGGCGGTCTCGATGAGAGTCATTATGTGTTTATTGAAGGCAACGACTTGCCCCATCGATTGACACAGCTTAATGACAACCATATCTTTGTTGTTGCTGAGACAGGTTTTGGTACAGGGCTGAATTTTTTAGCCCTGTGCAAACTGTGGCGAACTCTCAAGCACCAAGGCAGGCTGGCAAAAAAAGCACGCCTACATTTCATCAGCACCGAAAAATTTCCCCTAAGCTACGCCGACTTACAAAAGGCACTTAGTAGTTGGTTGCATGATGACATCATTGCAGTATTTGTTAGCCGTTTGCTTGATTGCTATCCTGTGCCACTTGCAGGGTGTCATCGCATGAATATCGCCAATGACATCATGTTGGATTTATGGTTGGGCGAAGCATTGGACAGCTTCCATGCCATATACCGCTGTCAAAAGACATTACACCCCAATACATCAAAAGTTGATGCTTGGTTCTTAGATGGCTTTGCTCCTAGTAAAAACAGTGATTTATGGTCTGATGAGCTGTTTGGGCTTATCCGCAAGCTCTCTTCTCCCAATGCCACCATCGCTACCTTTACAGCAGCAGGATTTGTCCGCCGTGGTCTGAGTGCAGTAGGTTTTGATGTACAAAAAAAGCAAGGATTTGGGCGAAAACGAGAGATGATTACAGGAAAATTGCATTGCAATGATAAAGTAATGACAACATTCCCTAAGCACATTGCTATTATCGGTGCAGGCATTGCAGGACTGTGTTCTGCATGGGCTTTGAGCAAACGAGGCATTAAAGTTAGCTTGTATGATAAAATCTCCCCTATATCAGGTGCATCTGGTAATCCTAGAGCGTTATTCGCCCCCAAGCTATCTTTAATTGAGCAAGCCAATCATCATCTATCCACCATTTCTTTTTTGTATGCGGTGCGTTTTTATCAAAGCTTAAATACCAAAGACGGCATTTATGAACCATTGGGCGTGGTGGATTTTTTACTACCCACCCAAAAAAGCGTTGACAAACTACAAGCACTCATCAACCCCTATCCGCATGACTTGATTCATCAAATAGACGCCATCTATCCTAATCAAAAAATTCATACATTCATACCAAAAGCAGGTCTTATCAATCCTGCCAAACTTGCCCAAGCGGTGCTATCAGAGCCACTTATTTCTTGGCAACAAGCAGATATTAAGCACATCAGTTGCGATGAAAAACAGGTGGTGCTACACGGTAATGATCAGACATTTTTAGCGGACGAAGTAGTCATTTCAGCAGGCTTTGAAAGCCATTTGCTGCATGAGCAGTTATTCAACCCCCGAAAAATCCGTGGTCAGATATCATGGCTGTCTGTAAATACGGATACATTCGCCAAACTACCCAAAAACCCCATCAAATACGATGGCTATTGTGCCAAATTCACCGATGATGGCGACAACTGTTTTTTGATGGGAGCCAGTTTTGTTCGCAATGAAACGCATACTGCCATCATGCCAGATGAACATAAATTTAACATTGATAAACTCACTCAAAGCCTACCTAATATTGCAAGCACACTAGGCATAGGAAATAATGCCATCACACAGCAACTACAAGGTCGTGCCAGTATTAGAGCCCAAACACCTGATTACCACCCCATTATTGGCAAAGTTTCTGATCGCATCTATGCCATGTACGGCATGGGATCAAAGGGCTTTACCTTTTCACCACTATGTGGCGAGATTATTGCCGGCATGGTGTGCGATGAGATTTTACCCGCTTGCGACCATCTCATCAAAAAAATCAGTCCACAACGCACTCGCCTACTAACGCCACTTACCGACAACTCTGCTTGA
- a CDS encoding YciI family protein gives MPLFVIIGHDVADSAAKRSEIRPAHLERLNTLDAQNRLVIAGPTPINHGEPAMSGSIIIAHFDDIEQARAWANDEPYLHGGVYSHVDIKPFIQALPKI, from the coding sequence ATGCCTTTATTTGTCATTATCGGTCATGATGTAGCGGACAGTGCCGCCAAGCGTAGCGAAATTCGCCCTGCCCATCTTGAACGCCTAAACACCCTAGATGCTCAAAATCGCCTTGTCATCGCAGGGCCAACACCCATCAATCATGGAGAGCCTGCCATGAGTGGCAGTATCATCATCGCCCATTTTGATGATATTGAACAAGCACGAGCATGGGCAAATGATGAACCATATTTGCATGGCGGTGTATATAGCCATGTGGATATTAAGCCATTTATCCAAGCCTTACCAAAAATCTAA
- a CDS encoding inner membrane-spanning protein YciB has protein sequence MKSLLDFLPLIIFYVLYKNTDKADANHPLLAIFGISGGVDNNHILVGTLGLVLATALIYGYLFINQKFRLEKQQWFVLVMTVVFGGLTLALSDDYYIRLKAVLINLAFAIGLAISPLFNKNRQPIIKKLFAPILDLTAQGWIKLNLAWAGLFTLMATLHAFFAFVFMDGEYWGEFTAFGDIIVMMSFMAGMFVILRKHFILDKNQPKK, from the coding sequence ATGAAATCTTTGCTTGATTTTTTACCGCTGATTATTTTTTATGTGCTTTACAAAAATACCGATAAAGCAGATGCCAACCACCCCCTACTTGCCATCTTTGGGATAAGTGGTGGCGTGGATAATAATCACATTCTGGTTGGGACATTAGGCTTGGTGCTGGCAACGGCATTGATATATGGCTATTTATTCATCAATCAAAAATTTCGCCTAGAAAAACAGCAATGGTTCGTACTGGTCATGACAGTGGTTTTTGGTGGACTAACACTTGCTTTGAGTGATGACTACTACATTCGATTAAAAGCAGTGCTGATTAACCTAGCTTTTGCCATTGGTCTTGCCATTTCACCGTTATTTAATAAAAATAGACAACCCATTATCAAAAAACTTTTTGCTCCAATTTTGGATCTAACAGCACAAGGATGGATAAAATTAAACTTGGCATGGGCAGGATTATTTACTTTGATGGCGACACTACATGCCTTTTTTGCCTTTGTATTTATGGACGGTGAGTATTGGGGTGAGTTTACTGCCTTTGGCGACATCATCGTGATGATGAGTTTTATGGCGGGTATGTTTGTGATATTACGAAAGCATTTTATATTGGACAAGAATCAACCAAAAAAGTAA
- the lon gene encoding endopeptidase La gives MTDEALDFSVESNSLPLLAVRDVVVYPHMQIALFVGREQSIHAIKTAQEDFGDNILVVSQKDSLSEDIDTNNLHKHGTVCRIISTMPHDNDDGCLKVLIEGLYRAQIDEIDEALMATFHEALIDNPLSDDEHEAHHAVLLELFSDYAEASLRNAREIIRVASRIDNLLELIYFIATRVSMKLEAKQSILEDDDMMSYYVALTEFFTNNKAERTLENELQDTVRKQMENNQREYFLNEKMKAIKSELSDLNDGADDEDGELEKRLKEADLPDDVRKKAETEFKKLKQMPSSSSEASVVRGYVEWILDTPWNKASKVSINLNKAKEILDKDHYGLDDVKDRILEYLAVQSRVKKLRGPILCLVGPPGVGKTSLGESIARSTGRKFVRMALGGVRDEAEIRGHRRTYIGAMPGKIVQSLAKVEVKNPLFLLDEIDKMAQDYRGDPASALLEVLDPSQNNSFNDHYLDLDLDLSEVMFICTANSMNIPPALLDRMEVIRLPGYTEDEKMNIAQNYLTPKALEQNGLGKDELDITNDAVLSIIRYYTREAGVRNLEREINKISRKAVRSQVETYGIKPKKGTKIESLSVTDDNIADYLGVKPFDFGLAEKEPEVGRITGLAWTSVGGELLTIETATMQGKGELVFTGSLGDVMKESIRAAMSVVRAGGERFGISYEKFKDTDIHVHMPEGATPKDGPSAGIALTTALVSAFTGIAIRADIAMTGEVTLRGKVLKIGGLKEKLLAAHRGGIKHVLIPKSNEPDLADIPDNVKESLTIQAVETIDEVLKVALVAPLMPLKPALTVKAEEQALRS, from the coding sequence ATGACTGATGAAGCCCTAGATTTTTCAGTTGAATCAAATAGCCTGCCCCTGCTTGCTGTTCGTGATGTCGTGGTCTATCCACATATGCAGATTGCCCTTTTTGTGGGGCGTGAACAGTCCATTCATGCCATCAAGACCGCCCAAGAGGATTTTGGCGACAACATTTTGGTTGTCTCCCAAAAAGATTCCTTAAGTGAAGACATCGATACTAACAACCTGCACAAGCACGGCACTGTCTGTCGCATCATCAGCACCATGCCACATGATAATGATGACGGCTGCCTAAAGGTACTTATTGAAGGTTTGTATCGTGCCCAGATTGATGAAATTGATGAGGCATTGATGGCTACTTTTCATGAAGCCTTGATTGACAATCCCCTGTCCGATGATGAACACGAGGCACATCATGCAGTCTTGCTTGAGCTTTTTAGTGATTATGCTGAGGCATCGTTACGCAACGCTCGTGAGATTATCCGAGTAGCCAGTCGCATTGACAATCTGCTTGAGCTGATTTATTTCATCGCCACTCGAGTATCCATGAAGCTAGAAGCCAAACAAAGCATTCTAGAAGACGACGACATGATGTCGTACTATGTGGCCTTGACTGAATTTTTTACCAACAATAAAGCCGAACGCACACTAGAAAACGAACTGCAAGACACAGTGCGTAAGCAAATGGAAAACAACCAGCGTGAGTATTTTTTAAATGAAAAAATGAAAGCAATTAAGTCAGAACTGTCCGATTTAAATGACGGTGCTGATGACGAAGATGGAGAGCTTGAAAAACGCCTAAAAGAAGCTGATTTGCCCGATGATGTTCGCAAAAAAGCCGAAACCGAATTTAAAAAACTAAAACAAATGCCTTCAAGCTCATCTGAGGCAAGCGTTGTGCGTGGCTATGTTGAATGGATACTAGATACCCCATGGAACAAGGCAAGCAAGGTCTCTATTAATCTAAATAAAGCCAAAGAAATTCTAGATAAAGACCACTATGGGCTAGATGATGTTAAAGATCGCATTTTAGAATACCTAGCGGTGCAGTCTCGTGTCAAAAAATTGCGTGGTCCTATCCTATGCCTTGTGGGTCCTCCTGGTGTGGGTAAGACATCTTTGGGCGAGAGCATTGCTCGCTCTACAGGTCGCAAGTTTGTGCGTATGGCATTAGGTGGCGTGCGTGATGAAGCTGAAATTCGTGGGCATAGACGCACCTATATTGGAGCGATGCCAGGAAAAATCGTGCAATCTTTAGCAAAAGTAGAAGTTAAAAATCCGCTATTTTTGCTTGATGAGATTGACAAAATGGCTCAAGATTATCGTGGCGACCCTGCGTCCGCCCTACTAGAAGTGCTTGACCCATCACAAAATAACAGCTTTAATGATCATTATCTTGACCTAGATTTGGATTTGTCAGAAGTGATGTTCATCTGCACTGCCAACAGCATGAATATACCTCCAGCCTTACTTGACCGCATGGAAGTGATTCGTCTGCCAGGCTACACCGAAGACGAAAAAATGAACATCGCCCAAAATTATCTAACACCAAAAGCTCTAGAACAAAATGGGCTTGGCAAAGATGAGCTTGATATTACTAATGATGCCGTTCTTAGCATTATCCGTTACTATACTCGTGAAGCAGGCGTGCGTAATTTGGAGCGTGAAATCAATAAAATTAGCCGTAAAGCGGTGCGTTCACAGGTGGAAACTTATGGCATCAAACCCAAAAAAGGCACAAAAATTGAGTCATTGTCTGTAACGGACGATAACATTGCTGACTATTTGGGCGTTAAGCCTTTTGACTTTGGCTTGGCAGAAAAAGAGCCAGAAGTTGGACGAATTACAGGGCTTGCGTGGACATCTGTGGGCGGTGAACTACTGACGATTGAAACCGCCACCATGCAGGGCAAAGGCGAACTTGTCTTTACAGGGTCGCTTGGCGATGTCATGAAGGAATCTATCCGAGCTGCCATGAGTGTTGTGCGTGCAGGTGGCGAACGCTTTGGCATCAGTTATGAAAAATTCAAAGACACTGATATTCATGTGCATATGCCAGAAGGAGCGACGCCTAAAGACGGACCTTCTGCAGGTATCGCTCTCACCACTGCCTTAGTATCCGCCTTTACAGGCATTGCCATTCGTGCGGATATCGCCATGACAGGTGAGGTTACATTGCGTGGCAAAGTGCTAAAAATTGGCGGACTAAAGGAAAAACTACTTGCTGCTCATCGTGGTGGCATCAAACATGTACTAATCCCTAAGTCTAATGAGCCAGACCTTGCCGACATTCCTGATAATGTCAAAGAAAGCTTAACCATTCAAGCGGTTGAGACGATTGACGAAGTGCTAAAAGTCGCTTTGGTCGCCCCACTCATGCCCTTAAAACCAGCACTAACCGTTAAAGCAGAAGAACAGGCTTTACGCAGCTAA
- a CDS encoding Na+/H+ antiporter family protein — translation MNAVLVAIVVMVGLSLARVHVVLSLIIGAMIGGLLAGLPIADTLNAFQEGLKNGAQIALSYAILGAFAMAIAHSGAPKLLADGMISHLNNAGASQAVKWMLFAIIFVMAIFSQNLIPIHIAFILLIVPPLLLLLNRLQTDRRLVACIITFGLVNTYMFIPYGFGDIFLNQIILKNVSDAGMDTTGASIMQIMAIPALGMLLGLLTAIFVSYRKPRVYQDIQPQSANDAPKTHNKSSRYRAVIALVAIIIAFMTHLYTDSLLIGSIAGFAVFMASGVVRWHEADGVFNDGIKMMAMIGFIMISAQGFAEVMKATGQIDVLVTGAMEVFGDHKGFAALVMLLIGLVVTLGIGSSFSTVPILAAIYVPLCLALGFSMPATVALIATAGVLGDAGSPASDSTLGPTMGLNIDGQHDHIKDTVIPTFIHYNIPLIIFGWIAAMVL, via the coding sequence ATGAATGCAGTATTAGTCGCTATTGTCGTGATGGTTGGGCTGTCTTTAGCTCGAGTTCATGTCGTATTGAGTTTAATTATTGGAGCAATGATTGGCGGTCTTTTGGCGGGCTTGCCGATTGCCGACACTTTAAATGCTTTTCAAGAGGGCTTGAAAAATGGAGCACAGATTGCCTTATCTTATGCCATTTTGGGGGCATTTGCAATGGCGATTGCTCACTCGGGTGCACCCAAGTTGCTAGCAGATGGTATGATTTCTCATTTAAATAATGCAGGTGCAAGCCAAGCTGTCAAGTGGATGCTATTTGCCATCATTTTTGTGATGGCGATATTTAGTCAAAATTTAATTCCTATTCACATTGCATTCATTCTGTTGATTGTACCACCTTTGCTATTGTTATTAAATCGCTTGCAGACAGACAGACGGCTTGTTGCTTGTATTATTACCTTTGGTTTGGTAAATACTTATATGTTCATTCCTTACGGTTTTGGCGATATTTTTTTAAATCAAATCATCTTAAAAAATGTCAGCGACGCAGGCATGGATACGACAGGTGCATCCATCATGCAGATTATGGCAATTCCTGCGTTGGGTATGCTACTGGGTCTTTTGACGGCGATTTTTGTCAGTTATCGCAAGCCAAGAGTGTATCAGGACATACAGCCACAGAGTGCAAACGATGCCCCAAAAACACATAATAAATCAAGTCGCTACCGTGCCGTCATTGCTTTGGTTGCCATCATCATTGCATTCATGACCCATTTATATACAGATTCTTTGCTCATCGGTTCGATTGCAGGTTTTGCAGTCTTCATGGCATCTGGTGTGGTCAGATGGCATGAGGCAGATGGTGTGTTTAATGATGGCATCAAAATGATGGCAATGATTGGATTTATCATGATTAGTGCTCAAGGCTTTGCTGAGGTAATGAAAGCAACAGGGCAAATTGATGTACTGGTTACAGGGGCGATGGAAGTTTTTGGAGATCACAAAGGTTTTGCTGCTTTGGTCATGCTTCTTATTGGACTTGTGGTAACACTGGGTATTGGCTCTTCATTTTCTACTGTGCCTATTTTGGCAGCTATTTATGTACCACTATGCTTGGCATTGGGATTTAGTATGCCTGCAACTGTTGCACTCATTGCGACGGCAGGGGTACTGGGCGATGCTGGTTCACCTGCTTCTGATTCTACGCTTGGTCCAACCATGGGTCTTAATATTGATGGGCAACATGACCACATCAAAGATACGGTTATCCCAACTTTCATTCACTACAATATCCCACTTATTATCTTTGGTTGGATAGCGGCGATGGTTTTGTAG
- a CDS encoding M16 family metallopeptidase, with product MTQRLSSLWLSLLISIMGTAHANEHQNAERIDFSKPLPVLDSLKQVQEKQFTLPKFERFTTDGGIPVIFTQLDGLPMVDISVDFQAGSAFDRQVRTDALGVANMTANLLTKGAGELDEEAFLLAKDRLGIHLNAGATKDTLGISLRSLNQNKTLYDALSLLQKMLSQPNFDASTLEREKSELISSLKQHEQNPSYLAARAYQQALYQDHPYATLTTGDIQTVKTLSVNDIRNFRDKFLVAQNAVITITGNLSQAEAKNIANQIGASLPSGQKAPMLPSPTKATAKHIHVPHDSTQTSIIMGHLAPKVARTQADFLQKTHFSLANTALAGGSFNARLMDEIREKRGYTYGIYGRNVAMNVAGHYQISFSTNASQAKDAIKATRAVIDDAITNGILSDELNLVANQHTYQHPMSFASNASIHALATTMNIHGLPDIYANGEIDRIKQASLDDVNQALRQTIHPDDFIIVTVGQDKPDLSDVLKTNLNNQ from the coding sequence ATGACTCAACGACTATCCTCCCTTTGGCTATCGCTACTCATTAGCATCATGGGTACAGCTCATGCCAACGAACACCAAAATGCCGAACGCATTGACTTTAGCAAGCCACTACCCGTACTTGATAGCCTAAAACAAGTACAAGAAAAACAATTCACCCTGCCTAAGTTTGAGCGATTTACTACTGATGGTGGCATACCTGTTATTTTTACACAGCTTGATGGATTGCCAATGGTTGATATCAGCGTTGATTTTCAGGCAGGTTCAGCATTTGATAGGCAGGTGCGTACCGATGCTTTAGGCGTAGCAAACATGACCGCCAATCTGTTGACCAAAGGGGCAGGAGAACTTGACGAAGAAGCATTTTTATTGGCAAAAGACAGGCTTGGTATTCACCTAAATGCAGGTGCTACCAAAGACACCTTAGGAATCTCTTTGCGTAGCTTAAATCAAAATAAGACTTTATATGATGCACTCAGTTTATTACAAAAAATGCTCAGTCAGCCAAACTTTGATGCCTCCACTCTTGAGCGTGAAAAATCTGAGCTCATCAGCAGTCTAAAACAACACGAACAAAACCCAAGCTATCTTGCCGCTCGTGCATATCAGCAGGCACTATACCAAGACCATCCGTATGCCACACTCACCACAGGCGATATCCAGACAGTAAAGACATTGTCAGTTAATGACATCAGAAATTTTAGAGATAAATTTTTGGTTGCTCAAAATGCCGTCATCACCATCACAGGCAATCTTAGCCAAGCGGAAGCAAAAAATATCGCCAATCAAATCGGTGCATCTTTGCCAAGTGGTCAAAAAGCACCAATGCTACCCTCACCCACCAAAGCAACTGCCAAACACATTCATGTGCCACATGACAGCACACAGACAAGCATCATCATGGGGCATTTGGCACCAAAAGTGGCTCGAACACAAGCAGACTTCTTGCAAAAGACACATTTTTCATTGGCAAATACTGCATTAGCAGGCGGTAGCTTTAATGCACGCCTCATGGATGAGATACGAGAAAAGCGAGGCTATACCTATGGCATCTATGGGCGAAATGTCGCCATGAATGTTGCTGGTCATTATCAAATCAGCTTCTCAACCAACGCCAGTCAGGCAAAAGATGCCATCAAAGCAACTCGAGCGGTGATTGATGATGCCATCACGAATGGTATTTTATCGGACGAGCTTAACTTGGTTGCCAATCAGCATACCTACCAACACCCCATGAGTTTTGCCAGTAATGCTAGCATACACGCCCTAGCTACCACAATGAACATACATGGTTTGCCTGATATTTATGCCAATGGCGAGATTGACCGAATCAAGCAGGCAAGCCTAGATGATGTCAATCAAGCCCTAAGGCAGACCATTCACCCTGATGACTTTATCATCGTAACAGTCGGTCAAGACAAGCCAGACCTATCCGATGTCTTAAAAACAAATCTCAATAATCAATAG